The DNA segment AGCGCGATCGCGGCGTCAGGGGCCGTGCAGAGCCGCGCCCTCAAAGATGTAAGAAAATGTGACCCAATGTAGGTCTCCCAAGTACGCTTCGAAGCGCGCGGAAACCCAAGCGGATCTTCGCCCGAGCGGCGGCGCCGCGCGGGCGCAGGCGTCCTCACAAGTTACATCAAAGACGTTGGCCAACATCTTGCTTTTTCGATGAAAAGGCGAGACCGCCGGAAATCGGGGAGAGAAGTCATGAAGCGCTCGAAGTTTGGGGCTTTGGTCTTCGGATTCGTTGTGGTTTCTGTCTGGGCGGGCCAGTCGCCGCCCGCGGTCGCCGAGCCGTCGGCGCCCGAGCTGTCGGGCGGGCCCGGCTGGCTCGGCATCACGGCCACGAACGGCCTCAAGCTCTCGACCACGCCGGCGCCGGTGGACGCGCTCCAGGCGAGCTGTCCGACCGGCATGGTCGAGGTCGAGGGCGATTACTGTCCGGCGCTGCAGCAGCGGTGCCTCCGCTGGCTCGACCCCGAGACCAAGCTCCGCTGCGCGGAGTTCGCGCCCACCGGCGCCTGCCAGGCGAAGACGGTGCATAAGCACTTCTGCATGGACCGCTACGAGTACCCGAACAAGGTCGGCGAGCGGCCCGTGATCGGGACCACCTGGTACGAGTCGCGCGACGCGTGCAAGGCCCAGGGCAAGCGGCTGTGTTTGGACAGCGAGTGGACGCTCGCGTGCGAGGGGCAGGAGCGGCTGCCGTATCCGTACGGCTACGCCCGCAACGCCGAGGCCTGCAACATCGACAAGCCGCACCCCGAGCCCAACGCGGCGGCCATGTTCGATCCGAAGCGGCGCGCGGCGGAGTTCGCCCGGCTCGATCAGCGCGATCCGTCGGGGGCCCGCGAGGCGTGCGTGAGCCCCTACGGCGTCTCCGACATGGCGGGCAACGTCGACGAGTGGGTCGTCAACGAGAGCGGCTACCCGTACAAGAGCGGCTCGAAGGGCGGGTACTGGGGCCCGGTGAGGACTCGCTGCCGGCCCATGACCACCGCGCACTTCGAGATGTTCTCGTTCTACCAGCTCGGCTTTCGGTGCTGTGCCGACGCGCAGACGCCGGAGCCCTCGGGCCCGAGCCCGTCGGTCGGTCTCGTGGGGCCGCGCCGGCTTGGCGTGGCGGCGAGCGGCCGCGTGGCGCTGCTGCCGGGCTCGTGACGGCGGCCGCCGGGACCGTCGTTACGGCTCGGCGTCCGGGGCGCCGGCGTCTTCGGGAGGCCGCTTCGAGCGCGGGGCGCGCGCGGGAGGCTCGCCGTACTCCGCGCGGAGCTTCCGCGCGAGGTTGTTGATGAGCACCTGCTCGTGGTGATGGGGCATTTGTGGGAGCTGCACCACCACCGTGACCGGGCCGTCTTCGGCGCCGCGAATGAGCTCGATCGAGCCGCTGGTGGCCTTCGCGCCCGACTCCGGCGACTTGTACTCGAAGAGCAGGTAGCCGGTGTTCGCGTCTTTCTCGACGACCTTGAAGCCGAGGTCGACCCGGATCATGCGGAACGCGGCGTTCCAGGTGCGGTCGTAGCCGTACGCCGACTCGTACGAGGCCTTTGCGGTGGCCTCGTGCCCGGAAAGCAGCGCCGCGACCGCGAGCCCGGCGCCGAGCGCCGAGGCGCCGGCCGGACCGAGCGGCGGGACCGAGGCGAGCGCGAGGCGCGCGCGAAGCAACCAGCGGAACATGCCTTCAGGGCTAGCCCCTCCGCGGCCATCGGCCAAGTCTTTCGTGCACCGGATCACACACCCCCACCATGACGCGACGCGTTGCGGAGCTCAGGAGGCGGGCTCGCGCTCGGGAGGGGGCGAGATGCTCTCGTGCGCGCGCGCGTCGAGCGCCTCGCGGACGGCGCCCTTGTGGGTGAAAAAGAAGAAGCCGCCGACGAGCGTGCTGAGGGCGAGCTGCGAGGCGTAGAGCAAGAACACATACGCTGCGCCTGCCCCGATCACGACGCTCTCGGGGAAATACATCGACATTCCCGCGTAGATTCCCGCCTGAAAGACGCCGAGGAGGCCGGGGGGGCCGGGGATGAGGATGGTGACCCCGAGCATGCCCATCAGGGCGCAGCTCTCGCCGAGCGTGATGGGTGAGCCGTCGGCGTGGACCACGCCGCAGCCCCACGCGAGGAGCCACATCCCGCACGCGTTGATGCCCCAATAGATGGTGGTCTCGAAGAGGAAGCCTCCGGCGTCGCGCGCGTTGCCGAAGGCGTGGAGCCCGTTGGCGAGCTTCTCGGCGATCTCCGAGAGCTTGAGGGCGAGCCGCTTCGAGACCAGGCCGAAGACCGCGAGCGTGGCGCGACGCGCGAAGTCGCGCGCGAAATAAAAGACGAACACGGTCACGAACGCCGCCGCGAACACGCCCAACATGACGAAGCCGCTGGCGCGCACTTGGGCCACGCGGATGGGCAGCCCCACGACCTGCTCGGGCAGCGGCGAGAGGTGCGGGACGGTGATGAGCGCCACCGCGAGGAGGCCGCTGAGGAACAGGCCGTCGACCACGCGCTCGGCCACGACCGAGCCCGTCGCGGACGAGAGGCTCACCTTGCCGGGCTCGCGCACCATATAGGGCCGCACGAGCTCGCCGAGGCGGAAGGGGAGCAGCAGAATCGCCGCGAAGCCGATGCACGAGATCGCGAACGCGCGGCTCTTCGTGATGGTGACGAACGAGCGCAGCAGGTAGCGCCAGCGGACGGCGCGAAACCAGGTCATCGCCAGAAAGGTGAGCGCGTACGCGGGCAGGGTCCACCAGCGCACGTTTTGGAAGGACACCCCGCGCGGGATGAGCGTGAGCCCGCCCCGCTGCAGGGTGACCAGGATGCTGACGGTGATGATCGCCGAAGCCACGAGCTTGCCGGCGTTGCGCCGCAAGATCCCGCGCTCACCGGGCGCGGCGGTGGCCTCCGACACTCACAGGCTCCAGTAGTCCAGCCCGCGGCTGACCTTCTTGGGATCGAGCGCGCTCTTTACGTCGATGAGCACGCCCCCCTCGCGCACCAACGACTCGAGCTTCGGCTGACCCATCTCGAGGTACTGCTTGTGGCTCACCGCGAAGATGAGGGCGTCGAGGTCCTTGAAGTCGTCGAGCGACGAGAGCGTGAGCCCGTACTCGTGCACGGCCTCGGGCGCGCTCGCGATGGGATCGTGGATGATCGGGGAGATGCCGAAGGTGCGCAGCTCCACGAGGATGTCGGGGACCTTGCTGTTGCGAAGGTCGTTGCAGTCTTCCTTGAACGTGAGCCCGAGGACGCCGATCTTCGCGTGCTTGACCGGCCGATCGAGGTTGATCAGCATCTTCACGGTGCGCTGCGCCACGTACGCGCTCATGTGATTGTTGATGCGCCGGCCGGCGAGGATGACCTCCGGCTGGTAGCCGAGCTCCTCGGCCTTCGTGGTGAGGTAGTAGGGGTCGACGCCGATGCAGTGGCCGCCCACGAGGCCCGGGAAGAACTTGAGGAAGTTCCACTTCGTGCCCGCCGCTGCGAGCACGTCGCCGTGCGGATGCCGATGCGATCGAAGATGAGCGCGAGCTCGTTCATCAGGGCGATGTTGAGGTCGCGCTGGGTGTTCTCGATGACCTTCGCGGCCTCGGCGACCTTGATGGAGGGGGCCCGGTGGATGCCCGCTGTGATGATCGCGCCATAGGCCGCGGCGACGCGGTCGAGCGTGGCGTCGTCCTCGCCGGACACGACCTTCACGATGCGCTCGAGCGTGTGCTCGTGGTCGCCGGGGTTGATGCGCTCGGGGGAGTAGCCGAGGGCGAAGTCGGCGCGGTCGAGCCCCGACACCTTCGCGAGGATCGGCCCGCAGATGTCCTCGGTGACGCCTGGGTACACCGTGGACTCGTAGACGATGACGGCGCCCTTGCCGATGACCTTGCCGACCGACTCGGAGGAGCGAACGACGGGAGTGAGGTCGGGGACGTTGTTCTTGTCGACCGGCGTCGGGACGGCGACGACGAAGAACGTGCATCCGCGCATGTCCTCGATGTTGCTGGTAATTTTGATCGGGTTGGACGTGAGCTCCGCCTCCGAGATTTCGTGGTTCCGGTCGTAGCCGCGCTGGAGCTCGGCGACCTTCTCCTTGTGGATGTCGAAGCCCACCGTCCCGGGGAACGCCTTCGCAAAGGCGAGCGCCACGGGGAGGCCCACGTACCCCAGCCCGATAATCGCGATCTTCTCAGCCATTCTCATCCTCCCTCAACGCGGTCCCTCGCGGTCCCTCGCGGTCCCGCACGCGCCCGTGCGTCGCCGAGCCTCGCCGAGACACGAGCGCCGACACCCTACAGGAGTCTCTGGCGCGCGTCGCGTCCCTTTGGTCGGGTGACGCACATGCGCGCTCTCAGGCGAGGGGCGCTGGGGGCGCGAGGGGCGCGCCCCGCCCGCGGAGCACCTTCGTCGGCCCGTCGATGAGCAGCCGCCGCACCTCTCTCTGGCCGGCGAGCGCGGCCAGGCGCTCGATCGCGCGCGCCGTGACCTCCGCGTCCTCGGGGCGGTGAGCGTCGGAGCATGCGGCCTCGTAGGCCCCTTCGTCGACCAGCTTCTCGGCCGCCCGCTGCGAGGCCCGTCCGTACTTCCCGACGAGCGAGCAGATGTCGAGCAGCAGGGCGGCGCCCGCGTCGATGAGCGGATCGAGGCAGGCGTCGTCGGCCCACACCGGCTTGTAGCGCTCCGGGTGCGCCAGCACCGCCGTGAGGTTCGCGCGCCGCAGGTCGAAGAGGCGCGCCTGCGCCTGGGCGGGGAACGCGTCTGGTGGGAACTCGATGAGGATCGGTCGCACGCGCAGGGCCTGCTGGCCGGAGAGCGGCGGGTAGGGGAGGGCGTCCGCCGCCCGCATGCGCTCGAACACGAGCGAGTCGAAGTAGTGCTCGCTGGCGAGGTGCACCTCCGGCAGCTCCGTCCGCGGGATGGCGTTCAGCCCCTCCAGCGTGCGCGCGTACGCCTCGCGCAGCCCGGCTGCGTCGTTTTCGAACATCCCCGGGCGCGTGTGCGGGGTGGCGTAGACCGTCGAGAACCCGGCCCCCCACAGGCCTCGCAGGATGCCGGCGCTCTCCTCAGGGGAGCGCGCGCCGTCGTCGACGTTGACGACCCAGTGCGAGTGCAGATCGATGTAGCCGCGCATGGGGCGGGAGGATAGCGCACCCCGTGAGCCGCCGTACGTCGGCGCGCGCCGTGCGAGCGGCGCGAGTGCGGCTCGCGGCCGCCCTTGAAAATTCGCACACCCGCTGCCGGACCGCATACCTTGAGGTGTCGCGAGATCCACGGTGACGATCTTCGATCACGACCGCGGATGGCTTCGACGGGGCATCGGAGCGCTCTGTCTCCACCCACGGGGCAACCCGGGTGGGCCACGCTCGTGTCCGGCATCACGTGCTCCAGACCACGCTCGCCCAACCAGGGGAACCCCATGCCCACGCTGAACCCTCATACGCGGGAGCTGTCGTTCAAGCTCGTGTTCTATGGCCCGGGGCTCGGCGGGAAGACCACCACCCTGCAGAGCATCTTCGGGGCCACCGAGCCCGAGCACCGCGGCAAGATGGTGAGCGTCGCCACCCAGCAGGATCGCACGCTCCACTTCGACTATCTCCCCGTGCGGGCGGGGCTGGTTCGCGGCGTGACGACGCGGCTCCAGCTGTATACGGTGCCCGGGCAGCTCTACTACGACGCCACGCGCCGGCTCGTGCTCTCCAACGTCGACGGGGTCGTCTTCGTCGCCGACTCGCAGCGGGGGCGCATGGACGCGAACCAGGAGGCCCTCGACGACCTCCGCGAGAACCTGGAGAAGCTCGAGCGACCGCTCGAGGGGCTGCCCCACACGTTCCACTGGAACAAGCGCGATTTGACGGAGCTCGTGCCCGTCGAAGAGCTCGAGGCCCGCTTCAACCGCTCGGCTGTCCCGTCGCGCTGCACCGTCGCGCTCACGGGGGAAGGCGTGATGGAGGGGCTCGAGACCCTAGTCGACCTCGTCGTCGCCGCGTACGACGGGCACGGTGAGGCGCGTTCGGAGCCGCGTCCTGCGTCGCAGCCGGGGGGCGTCGCAGCGCCGAGCGACGTCGCCGCTGCGCCCGCCGCGCCCGCGTCCCGAGGCGGGTCGCCCGCGCAGCGCGAGGCCTCCATCCCGCCGCGGGAGAGAGGTTCGGGGCCGGTCGTCTCCCCGCTCTCGACCTCGCTCCTCGAGTCCGATCCGGAGCTCGCGCTCGAGCCGCCCTCCGACGACGAGGGCAAGCGGGTGACGGTCGCGCCGCGGGCCTTCGCCCCCGAAGCCGGCACCGCGGTCTCCGCGCAGCTGCCCGCGCGGGTCATCGTTCGCCCAGCGGCGCCCGTGTCTTCGCTCCCCCCGGTGCCGAGCCCGCCTGGCTCCTCCGAGGCCGGGCTCACGTTCGTCCACATGTTCCCCTCGGCAGACGAGCGCGAGGTCGTCGAGCGCCTCGAGGCGCAGCTCGCCAGGGGCGACGCCCACGCGGCGTTGCTCTCGGCCGAGATCGCCCTCTCGCGCCTCCTCGCGACGGTGGGCGCGGCCTTCGGAGGCGACGGGGCGCCGAAGGAGCCCGCGCTCGCCGCCTACCTGCTGGGGCTCGACGGGCGTCGCTTCTCTGCGTTTCGAGCGGTCGTCCGGGCGACGCGACGCGGCGACGACGTGGGGCTCGCGCAGGCCTTCGAGGGCTATTTGCTCCTCCTCGAGGGGGCGAGGCTTCGCGAGGAAGGCCGAGCGGAGCGTTGAGCGAGCCGACCTGGAATCTCGTGCGCGCCAGCGAACGGGGGTGTATCCTTTGACTTCGATGATGGCGGATCCGCTGGCCATGGAGGTCGACGAGCCCGGCGAGCTTGCGCCCGGGACGCGGTTAGGTCGCTACGAGCTGCTCGTGCCGGTGGCGCGGGGCGGAATGGCGCGCGTGTGGGCCGCGCGCATGCACGGGCAGCGCGGCTTCACCAAGCTCGTCGCCATCAAGACGATCCTGCCGCACCTCGCGAGCGAGCAAGAGTTCGAGCGCATGTTTCTGGACGAGGCTCGTATCGCCTCCAACGTGCACCACCCGAACGTGTGCGAGACCTACGAGCTCGGCGAGGAGAACGGCGTCCTCTATCTCGCCATGGAGTGGGTGAGCGGCGACTCGCTGAGCCGGGTGATCCGGCCGACGCAGGGGCCTCAGACCTACCCGCTCGAGCTGCGCATCGTCGCGCGCATCCTCGCCGACGCGTGCGCGGGGCTCCACGCGGCCCATGAGCTGGTCGGCGACGACGGCACGCACCTCAGCGTGGTCCACCGCGACTTCTCTCCGCACAACATCCTCATTTCGGCCGAAGGCAACGTCAAGGTTGCGGATTTCGGCGTCGCGAAGGCGTTCGGTCAGCTCCACGAGAACACGAGCGCGGGGCAGATCAAGGGCAAGCTCGCCTACATGTCGCCGGAGCAGGTCGGAGGGATCGCCGATCGCCGAAGCGACGTCTTCTCGGCCGGGTGCGTGCTCTACGAGGCGACGCTCGGGATTGCGCCGTTCCGCGCCGACAACGATCTCCAGACGATTCAGGGGCTCCTCCAGGGGCACTACGTGCGGCCCTCGGAGCGCGCGCCGGGGTACCCGCCGGACTTCGAATGGATCGTCATGACCGCGCTCGCGGCCGAGCCGGAGCGCAGGTTCCAGACGGCCGAGCAGCTCCGGGTCGCGCTGGAGGAGTGGCTCGCGCGGACCGGGCAGGTCGTCACGCAAGCCCAGGTCGCGCAGGCAGTGCGCGCGCGCATCGGGGAGCGCATCGACCGTCGTCGCGACCGCATCCGCAGCGCGCAGGCCGCGTCGGTGGCCGACCTCCGCGACGAGGCCATGACCCCCTCTGGGCGGTCGCCGCGATCGGCGAGCGGCGTGCAGCCGGTGATCGTGCGCGACGCTCTCGAGATGTCGCGGTCGCAGCGCTTCCCGACCCAGGCGGACATGTCGGGCTCGTACTCGCAGGTCGGTCCTCAGGGCTACCCGGGCTACCCCGCGCCTGCGCCCGCCGAGGACAACAGCCGCTACAACGCGATCGGTGGTGTCGCGATCGGCGTCATCCTGGCCGTTCTGCTCGTGGGTGGGGGTTTCCTGTATTCGTCTCGCGCGTCCGCACCCGTGGCCGCACCTATCGCGACCCCGGCCGCGCCGGCCAAGGCGGTCGTCGCTGCGCCTCCGGCCGACACCGCGTCCGCGGCGGTCGTCGCGTCGGTCGCACCCCCCGCCGATCTCGAGCTGCCGGACGTCCCCTTCCTCGCGCTCGAGCTCGAGCCCGCGACGGCGCTCGTGGCGGTCGACTCGGCCGCCCCCGCGGCGATGCGCTCCATCCCGTTGCCCGCGGCGGGCAAGTCGGTCGTCCTCACGTTCAAGGCCGAGGGGTACACCGACACCGTCGCGACCGTCGACTCGAAGACGGCCACCCCGCTCAAGGTGACGCTCAAGCCGAGACCGAAGGCCGCGGCGCCGAGCGGCGGCTCTGGTGGGGGGCCGGCCGTGCCCCCGACGCCGCGCCCCGGCGCCGGGCCGAAGCCACCGGCCATTCCGGCGAGCCCTTACTGACACGCCTCGCGCGCGCATTTCTTGGTCGCTCGCGCCGCAGCCGTGACAGGATGAAGGAGGAGGTTCGGATGCGGAGAGATGTGTGTTCGCGCGCGGTCGCGTGCTTGTTGCTCGGGCTCGCCCTCGCGGGGCCGTCGATCGCCCGAGCAGAGGAGCCCGCGGAGGACACGACCGCCGAGGCGAAGGCGCGCTTTCGACAAGGCTCTGAAGCGTTCGGACAGAAGCGCTTCGTCGAGGCCGCGATGCACTTCGAGGCGGCCGCGGCGCTGCGACCGCACGCGGTGCCGCTCTTCACCGCCGCGCTCGCGTGGGACACGGCCGGGCGCCCCGAGCGTGCGGCCGACGCGTTCGCGCGCGCGCTCGAGCTGCCTGGGCTGGACGCCAAGCAAACCGCCACCGCCAAGGAGCGCGTCGAAGCGCTCGAGCGCACGCTGGGCGTCCTCGCCCTGACCGTGCCCGCGGGCTGGAAGGTTCAGCTCGACACCCTCACCGAGGTCAAGGTCACGGGGCCGGCGCGTCTCCACGCGGCGCCCGGCGCTCACGTCCTGACGCTGCAACCGCCGGGTCGCCCTATCGAGCGCCGCGACGTGTCCCTCGAGGCGGGGAAGGCCACGCCGTTGACGCTCACCGAGGCCGATCTCGCGTCGTCGAAGAAGCCCGAGGTCGCGACGACGCCGAAGGTCGAAGCCCCGCCGCCGCCGCCGCCGCCGCCGCCACCTCCGAAGCCCGCGCCCGAGCCGCTCCCGCTCCGCACCGTCGGCTTCGTCGCGGCGGGCGCGGGTGGCGCCCTCATCCTGAGCGGCATCATCCTTGGCACGCAGGCGAACGGCGCCGGCACGGCCTACAGCGCCGGCCCCACGCGCGAGGGCTACGATCACGCGTCCGGTCTCCAGACGTGGACGACGGTCTCGTTCGTGAGCGGGATCCTCCTCGCCGGCGCCGGCGTGACCCTGGTTCTCCTCCCGCTGGGGAAGTCGGAGGCGAAGGTCGCGATCTCCCCCAACTCGGTCACCTTGGGAGGCACGTTCCAATGAAGAGAAACGCGAAGGCCGTCGCGCGCCTCGGCGTCGCGGCGCTCCTCTCCTCCGCGGTCGCGGCGGCCTGTTCGCTCGGCCTCGACGAGGGGCGCATCGGTCAAGTCGACGCCGCTCCTCTCCCCACGACCACGACGACGGTGGAGCCCCCGGTCGACGGCACGGCGCCTGACGCTCCGGTCGTGAAGCCGAGCGACGCCGCGCCAGACAGTCGCCCGCCGGCGACCTGCGCGCGCAACGAAGACTGCCTGACCACGGCGACGTGTCAGAAGGGCCGCTGCGACGTCGCGGCCAAGCGCTGCATCTACGAGATTTGTCCCCAGACCGATCGATGCAAGGTCGCCGCCTGCAACGCGGCCACGGCCCGCTGCGAGGCGCCCGTCGATCGACCGTTCAGCGAGAGCTTCTCCATCATCGACCAGCCGAGCGGCGCGGGGCCCTTCAAGGGCATCGCGCTCATCGAGCCGTTCGTGTTCGTGGGAACGAGCTCGGGCGTGTACGCGTACTCGCTCCAAGAGGCAGGCGTCCCAAAGACCCCTATCCCTGTGGCCGGCGCGGCCTTCGTCCCGCAATATCTGTTCGCGTCGGGCCGGCGCCTCTACCTCGTCGGGCCGCTGCAAGGGAGCCTGCAGCGGCGGCTGGCGGTCGGGTGGCTCGACGTCCCCTCCGACCCGGCGCCGGCGGAGCTGCGCGCCGAGTCGAAGTACGTGACGTTCAACGCGCCCAGCCTCGGCTCGGTGTTCCCGTACCCCGGAGAGCGCATGCTCGTGGGGCAGCAGAGCTCGGGGTCGGCCTTTGGCATCACGGAGCCCCCGTTCGGCGCAGCGATCGCCCTCCAGACCGCGATCCTCCCTTCGGGCCAGCTCGCCGCCAGCTCTGGCGACCGAGTCGTCCTCCTTCGCGCGGTGGGGGGCACGTCGGCGCCCGTCCTCTCGCTCGTCACGGGGGCGGGGACGCCCACGCCGAACGCCGGGGCGGATCAGTCCGTCGCGGCTGGCGGCAACGCCTCGTACAACTACGCCAGCGGACACTTCGCCACGAGCCCGGGGGGCGCCGTGGCGATGTCGTGGCACATGACCAACTCGGCGTCGCCGTTCAACAACAACGCGGTGGCGGCGCGCCTCTCGTTTCTCCTCAAGGACGACAAGGACGTTTCGTTCTCGAGCTCGGATTTCATCGACTACGCGACGTTTCCCGCGCCCGGTGTGAACCCGAACATCTCCAACCTGGCTGGCCCCATCGCGTGGGCCGACGACACGACCTTGCTCGCGACCTACGCGACGCCGGGGGATACTGGCCGCACCAGCGTCGTCTTCGTGCGGCGCGGGCGCACCGACGCGGGCGTGGACGCCGGCGTGACCGCGCCGGTCGACCTGCCCTTCTCGGCGGGCAACGTGCTGAGCGTCGCCGCTGCGCCGGGGGTGGGCGCGCTGCTGGTCTCCGCGGGCGGCGGCGGGTACCAGGTCACCGTGCTCCGCGAAGGCTGCGCCGCTTCGCCCTGAGGGCGCACGGCGGCTCGCCGCGCGGGTGGGAACCGTGAGGCGCCGTCTGAGGAGACGGTGCCCGCGGGCCGTCTTGCGCGTCCGACAGTGGAGGGGTCGAAGCGCGATCGCGGGGTCAGATCGCGCGGATCACGTTGGACAGCCGGCCGAGCCCGTCGATCTCCAGGTCGACCCGGTCGCCTGGCTGGAGCCACTGGTCGTGGGTGATCTTCGAGCCGTTGAGCTCGAGAAAGCAGCCCGTCCCGCAGGTGCCGGAGCCGATCACGTCGCCGGGGTACACGTCCACGCCGTAGCTCACGCGCGTGAGGATCTCGGCGAACGTGAACGTCATGTCGCTCACGTCCCCCGTGGACACCTGCACATCGTTGACGAAGCCGCGCATGCCGAGCCGGTACACGTTGCCCTTCGCGGTCTTCGTCGTATGTGCGGAGAGCTCGTCGAGAGTGACGAGCCATGGCCCGAGCGCGGTCGCGAAGTCTTTGCCCTTCGCGGGACCGAGCGAGAGCTTCATCTCCTCCATCTGCAGGGCTCGGGCCGAGAGATCGTTCATGATGGTGAGGCCGAACACGTGCGCGTCGGCGTTCTCGGGCGTGAGGTCGCGACCCCGCTTGCCCACGACGATCGCGGCCTCGAGCTCGAAGTCGAGGCGGTCGCGCGCGAGCTCGCGGACGCCCACGTCGCCGGGCCCGACGACCGCCTGGTGGTTCGTGAAGTAGAACACGGGGAACATGTCGAACTCGGGGATCATGTCGAGGCCGCGGTTGCGGCGCGCCGTGACCACGTGCTGGCGGAACGCGTAGCCGTCGCGCATCGACGGCGGCCGGGGGATCGGCGCGACCAGCGGCCTGCCCTCGGGGGAGAGCAGGAGCTCGTGCGGCAGCTCGCCGGTGGCGTGGGCGGCCAGGAGCTCGCGCCCGGCGGCGAGGGCGACGTCACCCGCCTCGACGAAGCCGAGCACGGACGCGCCGTACCGGGCCGATACGGCGGAGGCCGTGGCCGCGCGCCCTTCGCGCGCCTCCAGCCACGCGAAGGCGAGCGGAAGGTGCACGAGCGCGTGGGCCGTCGCGGTGGCGTCGGTGTCCACCACGAGGGCGGGGATCTGGGTGTCGTTCTCGACGAAGGTTGCGAGCTTCACGCCGAGGCTTCTATCACGCCGACCCGCCGAAAACGCCGTAGAGTGCCCGGCGATGCCAAGAGGACTGTTTTCGAGGCTCCCGCGCGGGGCGCTCACGCTGGTGAAGGAGGTGGCTCGCCACGTGCTGCGCCGGCCCGTCGTGGGCGTCGTGGTCGCCGGCCGGACCTCCGACGGCCGCTGGCTGCTCATTCGACGAGCAGACACGGGCCGCTGGGCGCTCCCGGGGGGTACGGTCGAGTGGGGTGAGCCCCTCGCGGCGACCTACCCTCGCGAGCTCGAGGAGGAGGCCGGCGTCGTCGTGTCGCGCTTCGAGCGCGTCGCGGGCGTGTTCTCGCGCCCCGAGCGCGATCCCCGCTTCCACGCGATCACCGTCGTCGTCCGCTGCGAGGTCGAGCCGCCGGTCAAGGCGCCTCGAAACCCGCTCGAGATCCTCGAGGCGCGCCTGTTCGGGGAGAGCGAGCTCCCCGATCTCCGCGTGATGGGCATGGACGAGATGCTGGCGTGCGCGCGCGACGGGGCGCCGGTTCATTTCGAGTGACCGCGTTTTTTTCTGGGGCTCGCGTAGATCGAAGGGCGGGCGGGCGCGTAGACGAGGGCTCGGGCGGTCACCTCGGGCCGGCGCAGGGAAGCAGCGAGCGGGAAGAGGCCACATGGAGCGAATCGGCGAGTACCTCGTCAAGCGCCTGATCGGCGAAGGGGGCATGGGCAAGGTCTACGAGGCGGAGGAGCGCCTGTCGAAGCGCCGCGTGGCGCTGAAGGTGCTGCGCCCCGAGCTGACGAAGAGCGACGAGGGGCGGCGGCTCTTCTTGAACGAGCTCCAGATCCTCGCGCACTTGGAGCACCCGAACTTGGTGAGGAGCCTCGCGTCGGTCGAAGACGGCGACAAGCTCGTGATGGTGCTCGAGTACCTCGAGGGGCGAACGTTGCGCGACGAGCTGACGCGTCGAAGGTCGCTGCCCTGGTCGGAGGCCCTCGAGCACGTCGTCCACATCGCGGAGGCCCTCGCCGTGGCGCACGAGCAGGAGCCGGCCATCGTGCACCGCGACCTGAAGCCCGAGAACGTGATGCTCCTCTGCGAGGAGGGTCCCGACGGGGCGCCGAGCGCCGACGCGCCGGTCACCGGGCTGAAGGTCATGGATTTCGGCGTCGCGAAGGTGCTCGCCGAGGTCAACGTGACGAACACACAGAGCGTCGGCACGCTCCAGTACATGAGCCCCGAGCAGATCGACGCGGGCGCCGTCGACGCGCGGGCCGACCTCTACGCGCTCGGGCTGGTCTTCTACGAAATGCTCGCGGGCGAGGTCCCGTTCCACTCGGCGTCGCCTCGCGAGCTGCTGAACTTGCAGTGCACGGCCGAGCCGCCCGAGCTCTCCGACGAGGTCCGCCGCGGCCTGCCGAGGGGCGTGGAGAACACCCTGTTCGCGCTGCTCGAGAAGAGCCCGGAGAAGCGGCCCGCGAGCGCGCGCGAGGTGATCGACGCGCTCGAGCCGTTCCGCGCCGCGGAGAGCGAGGCGGCGTCGCG comes from the Myxococcales bacterium genome and includes:
- a CDS encoding fumarylacetoacetate hydrolase family protein → MRDGYAFRQHVVTARRNRGLDMIPEFDMFPVFYFTNHQAVVGPGDVGVRELARDRLDFELEAAIVVGKRGRDLTPENADAHVFGLTIMNDLSARALQMEEMKLSLGPAKGKDFATALGPWLVTLDELSAHTTKTAKGNVYRLGMRGFVNDVQVSTGDVSDMTFTFAEILTRVSYGVDVYPGDVIGSGTCGTGCFLELNGSKITHDQWLQPGDRVDLEIDGLGRLSNVIRAI
- a CDS encoding NUDIX hydrolase produces the protein MPRGLFSRLPRGALTLVKEVARHVLRRPVVGVVVAGRTSDGRWLLIRRADTGRWALPGGTVEWGEPLAATYPRELEEEAGVVVSRFERVAGVFSRPERDPRFHAITVVVRCEVEPPVKAPRNPLEILEARLFGESELPDLRVMGMDEMLACARDGAPVHFE
- a CDS encoding serine/threonine protein kinase — encoded protein: MERIGEYLVKRLIGEGGMGKVYEAEERLSKRRVALKVLRPELTKSDEGRRLFLNELQILAHLEHPNLVRSLASVEDGDKLVMVLEYLEGRTLRDELTRRRSLPWSEALEHVVHIAEALAVAHEQEPAIVHRDLKPENVMLLCEEGPDGAPSADAPVTGLKVMDFGVAKVLAEVNVTNTQSVGTLQYMSPEQIDAGAVDARADLYALGLVFYEMLAGEVPFHSASPRELLNLQCTAEPPELSDEVRRGLPRGVENTLFALLEKSPEKRPASAREVIDALEPFRAAESEAASRARRTAGPKVTSRTHVSTGGGRSEAEADAGEKDAASESEPASEPRTESARAERTPSAKKVERLDTVALVERAGTPRDVPLWLGVLVIVVLSAAASLTTYRLRVAANARAAAGESASATAASQTASQP